The Phyllopteryx taeniolatus isolate TA_2022b chromosome 17, UOR_Ptae_1.2, whole genome shotgun sequence genome window below encodes:
- the nsd1b gene encoding uncharacterized protein nsd1b isoform X1, translated as MSGPHAGPSRESSRPITPACDLFRCPLSHQNNDTRPIMSAAASSLQRASIYGFAQRDPSPPSSTYSPLRRLQHLTTMVSQPDLVLPTRPGKSWEWGSDQKERDSWVDCTGRDYYGGSFGKQAEVQNAGSKEELSASCSSPIVSERKTDGCFSCPPSPAFSLDSNSPFANGLLHFESSLFEEEENNDGEKEQQNETFLAVVDSEDKHKTPENELQSASANLQSDSKDTNVSSAKVITRSQSTGFRRRYWDVSDDEWESDMDLFLFGDSPSRHLMSDMKRSSVPPVKFLEGEVIWAKFNRRPWWPCEVIVDPAQGVYHRVKEPSDRPCRLYHIRTFGNPEERAWVEDKSTHIFHGGFQFEQLAQLHRKGKQRGQNHKYTIAKRYEVSWKFGVAEAETILQQRPNIDSLTIDSAFQDSAPIVTKSCPPNLPSAPPASNSTKNSHTINGSISSQISSPVENNQGTLKKSADKREDGNSSNKKIQHDCPNQLDKNVECPYSDLDSVPKILCPKALERQIMMTQSSANVPKDEKKQPEMQSGLWFSKSGKDRRPKTVSPDRPDHTLFSNVLSKKKTSAVNKNMIAQGDSASFVGQGDQSGLVNAETKLVFEQSWQLDSKNVIVANKPFESPAELLSQHQQLMDSSDPLGLSQVQESVNFSEPRGLSQNQESVGPLDPQGLLRKQDSQDFSDSQVLPQKQESVSSDPQEASQKQLSVDSSDHQGLAPNHESKNCSDLRWSSQQHTSVVSSDPRGLPQKHKSVDSSDSRGPSQKQKSVDFCHPQGSSQKQNPVSSSDPQELFQNLEYRDNSKSRGLSQKEESVDSLDLRGSSKKQKLLHYFGPQALLQKESRDSSDSRTLSQKKRSVGSSDPQRLPLRQKFLDSSDHRQLLQKQKSVDSFGPQGLSQKQKLIDCSDPSRSSKNHTSTDSFDPQGLSQKNFRDSSDRRTLSQKQTSVNSFNRQRSSHKQESRESSDPRGASQKQKFVDSSNHQAAPKQVSREYSESRALSQKKKSMDSTDPQRLSHNLESRDCSDPHGSSRKQEFVDSSDHRRLSQKQKSVDSFGPQGLSQKRESSDLSNPQTVSQKQKYVDYSDLAKLSQKQSRHSSDPQRSLQKQELRDCIDSQGSSQKQKLWDFSNPRESSQNNSVDSYDSHRSSQKPESVDTFDPRRLSQKQKSVNSSQSQGSSQKQKSVDSSVPQRLSQKQQSVDSSDPQGSLKKQKTRYLTDIRGPSQKQKSMDTYDSSGLSQKPKSMDSYDSSGLSQKQESRDSSDPRGLSQKQESKYSSDPRVTSQKLKSVDSSDTRASQKQESRDSSDPRGTSYKQRSMDSAEARRSSHKPKLVDSSDTRVSTQKPDYRDSSDTRRSSEKQESKYSSDRSVTSHKPKSLDTPEPQRSSHKPKSVDSFDPRIATQKLAYRDSSDPRGSQKQESKYFSHPRISSQKSRDSFGPRGTSHKQKSVDLSERRRSSHKQKSVDLFDPQVSSQKTEYRNFSDPQGSSQATVESCRPSKKCGYSKGRQIIPYSKHSAKHSTSPSSAHVKRFSKRISVKSSCQLHRCKLRASKRVGLRNCYQTEERESNPKSSLNEVSTDLQAILDLQEALIANCQLPFVKLIRGDINIKNYLKSNVTICCNDQTGCPNSKEPPRTTVAHSSSVSDLVDGAASVSKNSVDKNVSHNSGDQSVSRNTEDKGVSGTTEDKRVSGNWEHKRVYGNSEDKRFSRNSEDKSLSRNSEDKSVSKISEDRNVFRNSEDKMVSRKNEDKGMSRNSEDIVSRICEDKHVSRKLEDKSVLRKNEDKSVSRNAVDKPFSVNSEHKHFFRKNEERNSEGKSVSGNSEDKRFSRNSEDKIVFTTGENKHVFRKNEDKSFSRKHEDKSVSRSSDAKRVPRNAEDIRVSRNTEDKKSVSKNTEDKIVSRKYEDTIVSRNSADTSVTKNDADSSESQITSTETEVKWETGASNSTTISFDLSQSSQKHETFVSSLGRITTAVPSQSDRNSVSGNVQVPQEPSFPETNALTSQHVPNKLPGVLPQDQPAHLPASNRLMTRALKTMKVLQKLKYRKAKKKAAQKEFLRRSKNQADHECHSKNSTLNPESNLVVSTKVNTVKSQCSAICAYDQDTVSSCNTPPLMFHGSTEVKSEEEVRSVSSTPPMDFIPLTSNVKVKEGELSSSLSSPPSQFSFINSLKNVNEMSFQSLTDEANGKALIFKPDMNYKFSTFLMMMKDMHDTRERDGAPLELEIGPPSAHVKEEPLVMPGMTALTGLEQDIVNDDPDFGPYRDSSKSHMSKRPYKRRRMKSKADLKVPSRPARSGPGYPGVGSFLGIDLSSVLDYSTKVRSLLDVQACHWDSQAGSDEGLLRWGGDFEQMNSFVSNCTEAKTSLPCNTGEGDDDSSAHKRKRKPSKRLLEWTEEYDEILSSRKKTKKTLPTITMDNQTLSSQPPILDKNALEPPSLNALPEMQTPPPEEITLTTEFQIPSAENPSPQEAQALSIDTLTPPPEAEAEPPPIKGLAGGGNAPLLQKKRKRKPTPKILQYCLEAEASVGPKKKIKIVKNNSIAAHQTGKRHLTSLAAYPDPDPLKPMSPVVSTSSPASSTGTHPTPSSLPGSPVLGPVISEQAEDMPADVHLPQAEDNYKYTTESEGEASMLDQSFSSTRDDSSLCDEALGPCRRIIGDRGGPASLKENVCQVCEKTGELLLCEGQCCGAFHLACISLAEAPKGKFVCPECKSGIHTCFVCKKRSEDVRRCMIPVCGKFYHGECIAAYAPTAPVSRGFRCAIHVCLTCFIANPGSSSISKGRLVRCVRCPVAYHANDLCMAAGCVVLSNNSIICPNHFTPRRGVKNHEHVNVSWCFVCTEGGSLLCCESCPAAFHRECLNMEMPKGSWYCNDCKAGKKPRYKDILWVKVGRYRWWPAEVSHPKSIPENIQRMRHDVGEFPVHFFGSNDYLWTYQARVFPYMDVDANSKEKMGKGVDATYKKALEEAAVRFRELQAEKELRQLQEDRKNDRKPPPYKHIKVNRPIGKVQIVTADLSEIPRCNCKATDDSPCGMDSECINRMLLYECHPQVCPAGERCLNQTFSRRQYSQVEIFRTLSRGWGLRCVHDIKKGQFVSEYVGEVIDEEECRTRIRHAQEHDICNFYMLTLDKDRIIDAGPKGNEARFMNHCCQPNCETQKWTVSGDTRVGLFALLDIPAGTELTFNYNLECLGNGKTVCKCGAPNCSGFLGVRPKNNPPSDDKGRKLKRRGHGRRKKKVVVTKEREDECFSCGDGGQMVSCKKPGCPKVYHADCLNLTRRPAGRWECPRHQCDICGKEALSFCEMCPSSFCAQHRDGLLFISKLDGKLSCTEHDPCGPDPLEPGEIREYNPQPRALTSGLGMAVITPSSSSSDGAATPGIPAGAPPTPRRVQDVSQESFATFSIPVPITVSVPAGLPPAGGAVFDLPQYSPISSYEEERDVLEEDEEDLLEEDEDDDEQALEYLEIRDDDDEEEE; from the exons ATGAGTGGGCCACATGCAGGCCCAAGCCGGGAGTCCAGCCGCCCTATAACCCCAGCCTGTGACCTCTTTCGCTGCCCCCTATCCCACCAAAATAACGACACCCGCCCCATCATGTCTGCCGCTGCCTCCTCCCTGCAGCGTGCGTCCATTTACGGCTTTGCGCAGCGAGACCCCTCGCCCCCCTCATCCACCTACAGCCCCCTTAGGAGACTACAGCATCTCACCACCATGGTGAGCCAGCCCGACCTGGTTCTACCCACCCGGCCGGGTAAAAGCTGGGAATGGGGTTCTGATCAGAAGGAGCGGGACTCTTGGGTCGACTGCACCGGCAGGGATTACTACGGTGGCAGTTTTGGAAAACAAGCTGAGGTCCAAAATGCTGGCTCTAAAGAGGAGCTATCAGCGAGCTGTAGCAGTCCCATCGTGTCAGAGAGGAAGACGGACGGTTGCTTCTCATGCCCACCCAGCCCAGCCTTTTCTCTTGATAGCAACAGCCCGTTTGCAAATGGCCTCCTTCACTTTGAATCCTCTTTGTTTGAGGAAGAGGAGAACAACGATGGTGAGAAAGAGCAGCAGAACGAGACGTTCCTCGCCGTTGTAGACTCTGAAGATAAACACAAGACTCCAGAGAATGAGCTTCAGTCCGCCTCTGCGAACTTGCAGTCGGACTCCAAGGATACAAATGTTTCATCAGCGAAAGTCATCACCCGATCCCAGTCGACGGGCTTTCGCCGAAGGTACTGGGATGTTTCTGACGACGAGTGGGAGAGTGACATGGATCTCTTCCTTTTTGGTGATAGTCCCTCCAGGCATTTGATG AGCGACATGAAACGAAGCTCTGTGCCACCTGTCAAGTTCCTAGAGGGCGAGGTCATTTGGGCAAAGTTCAACCGACGGCCGTGGTGGCCCTGTGAGGTGATTGTTGACCCTGCGCAGGGAGTCTATCACAGAGTGAAAG AGCCCAGCGATCGGCCCTGTCGACTCTATCACATCAGGACTTTCGGGAACCCAGAAGAGAGAGCATGGGTGGAGGATAAATCAACTCATATTTTTCATGGAGGCTTTCAGTTTGAGCAGCTCGCGCAACTGCATCGAAAGGGGAAGCAAAGGGGGCAGAACCACAAATACACG ATTGCTAAACGGTATGAGGTGTCTTGGAAATTCGGTGTGGCTGAAGCCGAAACTATTCTCCAGCAAAGACCCAACATAGACTCTTTAACTATAGATAGTGCTTTCCAAGACAGTGCTCCAATAGTGACAAAGTCCTGTCCACCTAATTTGCCTTCTGCTCCACCTGCCTCCAATTCTACAAAGAATTCGCACACAATCAATGGATCAATATCTTCCCAGATATCATCCCCAGTAGAAAATAATCAAGGCACTTTAAAGAAGTCTGCTGACAAGAGGGAAGACGGTAACTCCTCAAATAAAAAGATCCAACATGATTGCCCCAACCAATTGGATAAGAATGTAGAGTGCCCCTATTCGGACCTTGACTCAGTCCCTAAGATTTTGTGTCCTAAAGCACTTGAACGTCAAATTATGATGACTCAGTCATCTGCTAATGTCCCCAAGGATGAAAAGAAACAACCAGAGATGCAAAGTGGTCTGTGGTTCAGTAAATCGGGGAAAGACAGGCGACCTAAAACTGTTAGTCCAGATCGGCCTGATCATACTCTTTTCAGCAATGTGCTCAGTAAGAAAAAGACCTCTGCAGTTAATAAAAACATGATAGCTCAAGGCGATTCCGCCTCCTTCGTTGGGCAAGGTGACCAGTCTGGATTGGTAAATGCTGAAACAAAGCTTGTGTTTGAGCAGTCATGGCAGTTGGACTCTAAAAACGTCATTGTAGCTAATAAACCTTTTGAAAGTCCTGCTGAGCTTTTGTCACAACACCAGCAGTTAATGGATTCTTCAGACCCTCTTGGATTGTCACAAGTGCAAGAGTCTGTAAACTTTTCTGAACCTCGAGGACTTTCACAGAATCAGGAGTCAGTGGGTCCTTTAGACCCTCAAGGATTACTACGAAAGCAGGACTCTCAGGATTTTTCTGACTCTCAAGTATTGCCTCAAAAACAAGAGTCGGTGTCATCTGACCCTCAAGAGGCATCACAAAAGCAGCTATCTGTGGATTCCTCTGACCATCAAGGACTAGCACCAAACCATGAGTCGAAAAATTGTTCTGACCTTCGATGGTCTTCACAACAGCATACGTCAGTGGTTTCATCTGACCCTCGAGGATTGCCTCAAAAGCATAAGTCCGTGGATTCTTCTGACTCTCGAGGAccatcacaaaagcaaaaatcagTGGATTTCTGTCACCCTCAGGGATCTTCACAAAAACAGAATCCTGTCTCTTCTTCTGACCCTCAAGAATTGTTCCAAAACCTGGAGTACAGGGATAATTCCAAATCTCGAGGATTGTCACAGAAGGAGGAGTCAGTGGATTCTTTGGACCTTAGAGGATCGTCCAAAAAACAGAAGTTATTGCATTATTTTGGGCCTCAAGCATTGTTACAAAAGGAGTCCAGGGATTCTTCTGACTCGCGTACATTGTCACAAAAGAAGAGGTCTGTGGGTTCTTCTGACCCTCAAAGATTACCCCTAAGGCAGAAATTTCTGGATTCGTCTGATCATCGACAACTGTTGCAAAAGCAGAAATCTGTGGATTCCTTTGGCCCTCAAGGattgtcacaaaagcaaaagttAATTGATTGTTCTGACCCTTCAAGATCATCGAAAAATCATACATCAACAGATTCTTTTGACCCTCAAGGATTGTCACAAAAGAACTTTAGGGATTCTTCTGACCGCAGAACATTGTCACAAAAGCAGACGTCTGTGAACTCTTTCAACCGTCAAAGATCATCACATAAGCAGGAATCTAGGGAGTCATCTGACCCTCGAGGAGCATCACAAAAGCAGAAGTTTGTGGATTCTTCTAACCATCAAGCAGCACCAAAGCAGGTGTCCAGGGAATATTCTGAATCTCGAGCATTGTCTCAAAAAAAGAAGTCCATGGATTCTACTGATCCCCAAAGATTGTCACATAATCTGGAGTCCAGAGATTGTTCTGACCCTCATGGATCATCACGAAAGCAGGAGTTTGTAGATTCTTCTGACCATCGACGATTGTCCCAAAAACAGAAGTCAGTGGATTCTTTTGGTCCCCAAGGATTGTCGCAAAAGAGGGAGTCCAGTGATTTGTCTAACCCCCAAACAGTGTCACAAAAGCAGAAGTATGTGGATTATTCTGACCTTGCAAAATTATCACAAAAGCAGTCTAGGCATTCTTCTGACCCTCAACGATCATTGCAAAAGCAGGAGCTCAGGGATTGTATTGACTCCCAAGGATCATCTCAAAAGCAGAAGTTATGGGATTTTTCAAACCCTCGAGAATCATCCCAGAATAACTCTGTGGATTCTTATGACTCTCACAGATCATCACAAAAGCCGGAGTCTGTGGATACTTTTGACCCCCGAAGATTGTCACAAAAGCAGAAATCAGTGAATTCGTCTCAATCCCAAGGATCATCACAAAAGCAGAAGTCAGTGGATTCTTCAGTCCCCCAAAGATTATCACAAAAGCAGCAGTCAGTGGATTCTTCTGACCCACAAGGATCGTTAAAAAAGCAGAAAACCAGGTATTTGACTGACATTAGAGGGCCATCACAAAAGCAGAAGTCCATGGATACTTATGACTCCTCCGGACTTTCACAAAAGCCGAAGTCCATGGATAGTTATGACTCCTCCGGACTTTCACAAAAGCAGGAATCTAGGGATTCTTCTGACCCACGAGGATTGTCACAAAAACAGGAGTCCAAGTATTCTTCTGACCCTCGAGTTACGTCACAAAAGCTAAAGTCAGTAGATTCTTCTGATACTCGAGCATCACAGAAGCAGGAGTCCAGGGATTCTTCTGACCCTCGTGGAACATCATATAAGCAGAGGTCAATGGATTCCGCTGAGGCCAGAAGATCATCACATAAACCGAAGTTAGTGGATTCTTCTGACACTCGAGTATCAACACAAAAGCCAGATTACAGGGATTCCTCTGACACCCGAAGATCGTCAGAAAAGCAGGAGTCGAAGTATTCTTCTGACCGTTCTGTAACATCACATAAGCCGAAGTCATTAGATACACCTGAGCCCCAAAGATCATCACATAAGCCAAAGTCAGTGGATTCTTTTGACCCTCGAATAGCAACACAAAAGCTGGCGTACAGGGATTCCTCTGATCCACGAGGATCACAAAAGCAAGAGTCCAAGTATTTTTCACACCCTAGAATTTCATCGCAAAAGTCTAGGGATTCTTTTGGCCCTCGAGGAACATCACATAAGCAGAAGTCAGTGGATTTGTCTGAGCGCCGAAGATCATCACACAAACAGAAATCAGTGGATCTTTTTGACCCTCAAGTATCATCACAAAAGACGGAGTACAGGAATTTCTCTGACCCGCAAGGATCATCACAAGCGACTGTAGAATCTTGCAGGCCCTCTAAGAAGTGTGGCTATTCAAAGGGTCGGCAAATTATCCCTTATTCTAAACACTCTGCCAAACATTCTACTTCTCCGAGTAGCGCACATGTTAAAAGGTTCAGCAAGAGGATCAGTGTAAAGAGCAGTTGTCAACTTCATCGTTGTAAATTGAGGGCCAGTAAAAGGGTTGGTCTACGTAATTGTTACCAGACAGAAGAAAGGGAAAGTAATCCCAAATCCAGTTTAAATGAAGTATCAACAGACCTGCAGGCAATATTAGACCTTCAGGAAGCTCTGATTGCCAATTGTCAACTACCTTTTGTTAAGCTGATACGTGGAGACATAAATATTAAGAATTACTTGAAGTCTAATGTAACTATTTGTTGCAACGACCAAACTGGATGTCCAAACAGTAAGGAACCCCCAAGAACAACAGTTGCTCACTCCTCCTCTGTGTCAGACTTGGTGGATGGAGCAGCAAGTGTCTCTAAAAATAGTGTAGACAAAAATGTTTCCCATAATAGTGGAGACCAAAGTGTTTCTAGAAATACTGAAGACAAAGGTGTTTCTGGAACTACAGAAGACAAAAGGGTTTCGGGAAATTGGGAACACAAAAGGGTTTACGGAAATAGTGAAGACAAAAGGTTTTCCAGAAACAGTGAAGACAAAAGTCTGTCCAGAAACAGTGAAGACAAAAGTGTTTCTAAAATTAGTGAAGACAGAAATGTTTTTAGAAATAGTGAGGACAAAATGGTTTCCagaaaaaatgaagacaaaggtATGTCCAGAAATAGTGAAGACATAGTTTCCAGAATTTGTGAAGACAAACATGTTTCCAGAAAGCTTGAGGACAAAAGTGTTTTGAGAAAAAATGAGGACAAAAGTGTTTCCAGAAATGCTGTAGACAAACCTTTTTCCGTGAATAgtgaacacaaacattttttcagaaaaaatgaGGAAAGGAATAGTGAAGGCAAAAGTGTGTCTGGAAATAGTGAAGACAAACGTTTTTCCAGAAATAGTGAAGACAAAATTGTTTTCACAACTggtgaaaacaaacatgttttcagAAAAAATGAGGACAAAAGCTTTTCTAGAAAACATGAAGACAAAAGCGTGTCCAGAAGTAGTGATGCCAAAAGGGTTCCTAGGAATGCGGAAGACATAAGGGTTTCTAGAAAtacagaagacaaaaaaagtgtgtccaaaaatacTGAAGACAAAATTGTGTCCAGAAAATATGAAGATACAATTGTTTCCAGAAATAGTGCAGACACAAGTGTGACCAAAAATGATGCAGACAGTTCAGAATCCCAGATAACATCGACAGAGACAGAAGTGAAGTGGGAGACTGGTGCCTCCAACAGTACAACCATTTCTTTTGATCTTTCACAAAGCTCACAGAAACATGAGACTTTTGTCTCAAGCTTGGGGCGCATCACAACCGCTGTGCCCTCTCAATCTGATAGAAATTCAGTATCTGGCAATGTTCAAGTGCCCCAAGAGCCATCATTTCCTGAGACGAATGCCCTTACATCACAGCACGTCCCTAATAAATTGCCTGGAGTTCTACCACAAGATCAGCCTGCCCATCTTCCAGCCAGCAATCGATTGATGACAAGAGCTCTGAAAACCATGAAGGTGCTGCAAAAGCTGAAGTAtagaaaagcaaaaaagaagGCTGCTCAGAAAGAATTCTTGCGTCGTAGCAAAAACCAGGCAGACCATGAGTGCCATTCTAAGAACTCCACTTTGAATCCAGAAAGCAATTTGGTTGTTTCCACTAAAGTAAATACAGTCAAATCCCAATGTAGTGCCATTTGTGCCTATGATCAGGACACTGTTTCCAGTTGTAATACCCCTCCCTTGATGTTTCATGGTTCCACTGAAGTCAAAAGTGAAGAGGAAGTCCGTTCAGTATCTTCAACGCCTCCAATGGACTTCATACCCCTCACCTCCAATGTGAAGGTAAAGGAGGGGGAATTAAGCAGCTCTTTATCGTCGCCTCCCTCACAATTTTCTTTTataaattctttgaaaaatgtgAACGAGATGTCCTTCCAATCCTTGACCGACGAGGCTAACGGCAAAGCCCTCATCTTCAAACCAGACATGAACTACAAGTTCAGTACTTTTCTCATGATGATGAAAGACATGCATGACACTCGAGAGCGAGACGGGGCTCCCTTAGAACTGGAGATTGGACCGCCAAGTGCCCATGTCAAAGAGGAGCCCTTGGTGATGCCTGGAATGACTGCACTCACGGGCCTAGAACAAGACATTGTGAATGATGATCCAGATTTTGGTCCATACAGGGACTCGAGTAAAAGTCACATGTCCAAGAGGCCTTACAAGAGAAGGAGGATGAAGAGTAAAGCTGACCTCAAAGTGCCTAGTCGTCCTGCCAGGTCTGGACCTGGTTACCCGGGTGTGGGGTCCTTTCTAGGAATTGACTTATCCTCAGTGCTGGATTACTCGACGAAGGTCCGATCCCTGTTGGATGTGCAGGCCTGCCACTGGGACTCACAGGCCGGGAGCGATGAGGGCTTGTTGAGGTGGGGCGGAGACTTTGAACAGATGAACAGCTTTGTCTCCAATTGCACCGAAGCCAAAACCAGCCTGCCCTGCAACACCGGGGAAGGCGATGACGATTCATCGG CTCATAAACGAAAACGGAAACCAAGCAAGAGGCTCCTGGAATGGACTGAAGAGTACGACGAAATACTTTCCTCAAGGAAGAAGACCAAAAAGACTCTTCCGACAATTACAATG GACAACCAGACGCTTTCATCTCAACCACCCATTTTGGACAAGAACGCTCTCGAGCCCCCGTCCCTGAACGCGCTTCCTGAAATGCAGACTCCACCTCCAGAGGAAATCACCCTCACTACCGAATTCCAAATCCCCAGCGCTGAAAACCCGTCGCCGCAGGAAGCGCAGGCGCTTTCCATCGACACATTGACCCCGCCTCCCGAGGCCGAAGCGGAACCGCCGCCGATTAAAGGCCTTGCCGGCGGCG GCAATGCTCCTTTGCTGCAGAAGAAGCGGAAGCGGAAACCAACTCCGAAGATCTTGCAGTATTGTCTTGAAGCCGAGGCCTCAGTGGGCCCGAAAAAAAAG ATCAAAATTGTGAAGAACAATTCAATTGCTGCTCATCAAACAG gaaaacGCCACTTGACCTCCCTTGCAGCTTATCCAGATCCTGATCCTTTAAAACCAATGAGCCCGGTAGTCTCCACATCATCACCCGCCTCGTCCACAGGGACCCACCCGACTCCCTCCAGCCTTCCTGGTTCCCCCGTGTTGGGACCGGTGATATCTGAACAGGCGGAGGACATGCCTGCAGACGTCCACCTTCCTCAAGCAGAAGACAATTACAAGTACACAACAGAGTCAGAG GGGGAAGCCTCCATGCTGGACCAGAGCTTCTCCTCCACGAGAGACGACTCATCGCTGTGTGATGAGGCACTCGGACCCTGCAGGAGGATCATCGGGGACCGAGGGGGCCCCGCCTCCTTGAAGGAGAACGTGTGTCAG GTGTGTGAGAAGACAGGGGAACTGCTGCTCTGCGAGGGTCAATGCTGCGGCGCGTTTCACCTGGCCTGCATCTCCCTGGCCGAGGCCCCCAAAGGGAAGTTTGTGTGCCCTGAATGCAAGTCGG GCATCCACACCTGCTTCGTGTGCAAAAAGCGCAGCGAAGACGTGCGGCGCTGCATGATCCCTGTGTGCGGAAAGTTCTACCATGGGGAGTGCATTGCCGCCTACGCGCCCACTGCGCCCGTCAGCCGCGGCTTCCGCTGTGCCATCCACGTCTGCCTCACCTGCTTCATCGCCAACCCGGGCAGTTCCTCCATCTCCAAAG GTCGTCTGGTGCGGTGCGTGCGCTGCCCGGTGGCTTACCATGCCAACGACCTGTGCATGGCGGCCGGCTGCGTGGTTCTCTCCAACAATAGCATCATATGCCCCAACCACTTCACGCCGCGGCGCGGTGTCAAGAATCACGAACATGTGAACGTCAGCTGGTGTTTTGTGTGCACCGAAG GGGGCAGTCTGCTGTGTTGCGAGTCGTGCCCAGCGGCCTTCCACCGTGAGTGTCTGAACATGGAGATGCCCAAAGGCAGCTGGTACTGCAACGACTGCAAGGCTGGCAAGAAGCCCCGATACAAGGACATCCTGTGGGTCAAAGTGGGACGCTACAG GTGGTGGCCCGCCGAGGTGAGCCACCCCAAAAGCATCCCGGAGAACATCCAGCGCATGAGGCACGACGTGGGCGAGTTCCCCGTGCACTTTTTTGGCTCCAACGACTACCTGTGGACCTACCAGGCGCGCGTCTTCCCCTACATGGACGTGGACGCAAACAGCAAAGAGAAGATGGGCAAAGGCGTGGACGCCACATATAAGAAAG CTCTAGAGGAGGCGGCGGTGCGGTTTCGCGAGCTTCAGGCCGAGAAGGAGCTCCGGCAGCTTCAAGAGGACAGGAAGAACGACAGGAAGCCGCCGCCGTACAAACACATCAAG GTGAACCGGCCAATAGGAAAGGTCCAGATCGTCACGGCCGACCTGTCGGAAATCCCGCGCTGCAACTGCAAGGCGACGGATGACAGCCCGTGCGGCATGGACTCGGAGTGCATCAACCGCATGCTGCTGTATGAATGTCACCCGcag GTTTGCCCGGCCGGCGAGCGCTGCCTCAACCAGACGTTCAGTAGACGTCAGTACAGCCAGGTTGAAATCTTCAGGACGCTGTCTCGAGGCTGGGGGCTCCGCTGCGTGCACGACATCAAGAAG GGTCAGTTCGTGAGCGAGTACGTCGGGGAGGTGATCGACGAGGAGGAGTGCAGGACCAGGATCAGACACGCCCAGGAGCATGACATCTGTAACTTCTACATGCTAACACTCGACAAG GACCGCATCATCGACGCCGGTCCGAAGGGAAACGAGGCTCGCTTCATGAACCACTGCTGCCAGCCCAACTGCGAGACGCAGAAGTGGACGGTGAGCGGCGACACGCGCGTCGGGCTCTTCGCGCTGCTGGACATCCCGGCTG gcacTGAACTCACCTTCAACTACAATCTGGAGTGTTTGGGCAACGGCAAGACGGTGTGCAAGTGCGGGGCGCCCAACTGTAGCGGCTTCCTCGGCGTGAGGCCCAAG AACAACCCGCCGTCGGACGACAAGGGCCGCAAGCTGAAGAGGCGCGGCCACGGCAGGCGGAAGAAGAAGGTGGTGGTGACCAAAGAGCGCGAGGACGAGTGTTTCAGCTGCGGGGACGGCGGCCAGATGGTCTCCTGCAAGAAGCCCGGCTGCCCCAAAGTCTACCACGCGGACTGCCTCAACCTCACCCGGAGGCCCGCCG GACGCTGGGAGTGTCCGCGTCACCAGTGCGACATCTGCGGCAAGGAGGCGCTGTCCTTCTGCGAGATGTGTCCCAGCTCCTTCTGCGCGCAGCACCGCGACGGCCTGCTCTTCATCTCCAAGCTGGACGGCAAGCTGTCCTGCACCGAGCACGACCCCTGCGGGCCCGACCCCCTGGAGCCCGGGGAGATCCGCGAGTACAACCCCCAGCCTCGGGCCTTAACGTCGGGCTTGGGGATGGCCGTCATCACcccttcctcctcatcctccgaCGGCGCCGCCACACCGGGCATCCCCGCCGGtgcgccccccacccccaggagGGTCCAGGACGTCAGCCAGGAGTCATTTGCCACCTTTTCCATCCCGGTGCCCATCACCGTTTCCGTGCCGGCCGGTCTGCCTCCCGCGGGCGGCGCCGTGTTCGACCTACCGCAGTACTCGCCCATCTCCTCCTACGAGGAGGAGAGGGACGTcctggaggaggacgaggaggacctGCTGGAAGAagacgaggacgacgacgagcaggCTCTGGAATACCTTGAGATCAGAGATGATGACGACGAGGAAGAAGAGTGA